The Methanobacterium formicicum nucleotide sequence CCGGAGGTCTGGTCTGTGTCCCCATATCCGCAGAAAACTCTGACAAACTGGGAATACCATTCATGACTGATGTGATGGATGCAGCCAGTGGAGAATATCCAGTTTTAGGCGAATTAACACCTAATGACATACCATACGATGAAAAATCTGCCTTTTCCATAACTGTCAACCACCGGAAAACCTTCACTGGAATAACTGACAATGACCGGGCCTGCACCATCAAGGAACTGGGACTCATGTGTAAAAACGGGAACTTTCAGGATTTCGGCAAGTATTTCCGTGCTCCAGGACATGTAACCCTCCTGCGATCCACTGAAGGCCATGTTCTGAAAAGGAAGGGTCACACCGAGATGAGTATTGCCCTGGCAGAGATGGCCGGCACCACCCAGGTAGCAGTTTGCTGTGAAATGATGGACGATGAAACTGGCGGTTCCATGAACACCGATAAAGTAGCTGAATATGCCAAAAAGAATG carries:
- the ribB gene encoding 3,4-dihydroxy-2-butanone-4-phosphate synthase, with the protein product MIKKAIESFKKGEIVLIFDDDNRERETDMIIAAEFMTPQHMTTIRNDAGGLVCVPISAENSDKLGIPFMTDVMDAASGEYPVLGELTPNDIPYDEKSAFSITVNHRKTFTGITDNDRACTIKELGLMCKNGNFQDFGKYFRAPGHVTLLRSTEGHVLKRKGHTEMSIALAEMAGTTQVAVCCEMMDDETGGSMNTDKVAEYAKKNDLVFLSGAELIEAYHKFKGI